A single region of the Brachypodium distachyon strain Bd21 chromosome 3, Brachypodium_distachyon_v3.0, whole genome shotgun sequence genome encodes:
- the LOC100821008 gene encoding uncharacterized protein LOC100821008 yields MEKAVGNQAGKVLKKGKKKQAKDELDRQKQAEKKRRRLEKALANSAAIISELEKKKQKKKEEQQRLDEEGASIAEAVALHVLIGEDSDESRHLMLNKHRRCNDWEPSAGFDFTVDMQGTDIYSPGGLVCANHAYAPKGRWIDWGNAQPLPTWGEVRDLKASYYQGTFHQSVPCPGFMAAQAVSSLQIGEDSSEMTSPSQGVVNRMLGGGNRLNLYREI; encoded by the coding sequence ATGGAAAAGGCTGTGGGTAATCAGGCAGGCAAGGTCttgaagaaaggaaagaagaagcaagCGAAAGATGAACTGGATCGCCAGAAGCAAGctgagaagaagaggaggcggctAGAGAAAGCACTTGCAAACTCCGCTGCCATTATCTCAGAGctggaaaagaagaagcagaagaagaaggaagaacagcaaaggctggaCGAGGAAGGTGCTTCGATAGCTGAAGCAGTTGCTCTTCATGTTCTCATAGGTGAGGACTCCGATGAATCCCGCCATTTGATGCTAAACAAGCACAGAAGATGCAACGATTGGGAGCCCTCGGCTGGTTTCGATTTCACCGTGGACATGCAAGGCACTGATATATACTCCCCCGGTGGACTCGTGTGCGCCAATCATGCTTATGCTCCCAAAGGGAGGTGGATTGATTGGGGGAATGCCCAGCCATTGCCAACCTGGGGAGAAGTGCGGGACCTCAAAGCATCGTACTATCAGGGAACATTCCATCAGTCCGTTCCCTGTCCAGGTTTCATGGCAGCCCAGGCAGTCTCGTCGTTGCAGATCGGAGAAGATTCATCTGAGATGACCTCACCGAGCCAAGGAGTCGTCAATAGGATGCTTGGTGGCGGCAACAGGCTCAACCTTTACAGAGAGATataa
- the LOC100825614 gene encoding MADS-box protein SOC1: MVAAAEPEEEQQIVAAADVEMSSPEEKKKEKAVQQGRRGRREMRRIECATSRQVTFSKRRSGLLKKAFELGVLCDAEVGLLVFSPRGRLYEYASTADLQKTIDRYLNHTKGAPANEKALESAGVQMCRSEATALQQKIDAIEGYQRKLMGEGLESCSTHELQELEQQLEKSLSCIRQKKQKKMLDQILELREKEEKLLMENSSLREKYHALPLLELATRTVEAAHARSPGATIGGGEEAPEDNDDERRRRQKDVEDVETELVIGRPGTHI; this comes from the exons atggtggcggcggcggagccagaggaagagcagcagatcgtggcggcggcggacgtggagatgtcgtcgccggaggagaagaagaaggagaaggcggtgcagcaggggcggcgggggcggcgcgagATGCGGCGGATCGAGTGCGCGACGAGCCGGCAGGTGACCTTCTCgaagcggcggagcgggcTGCTGAAGAAGGCGTTCGAGCTCGGGGTGCTCTGCGACGCCGAGGTcggcctcctcgtcttctccccGCGCGGCCGCCTCTACGAGTACGCATCCACCGCTGA TCTGCAGAAGACAATTGATCGCTACCTGAACCACACAAAAGGCGCACCTGCAAATGAGAAAGCTCTTGAATCAGCCGGCGTCCAG ATGTGCAGATCTGAGGCAACAGCTTTGCAGCAGAAGATAGATGCAATCGAGGGCTACCAGAG GAAGCTGATGGGAGAGGGATTGGAATCGTGTTCAACACATGAGCTACAAGagctggagcagcagctggagaAGAGCCTCAGCTGCATCCGGCAAAAGaag CAAAAGAAGATGCTGGACCAAATTTTGGAGCTGAGGGAGAAG GAGGAGAAGCTGTTGATGGAGAACTCATCGCTGCGTGAAAAGTACCATGCGCTGCCTCTGCTAGAGCTGGCTACAAGAACCGTGGAGGCAGCTCATGCAAGATCACCCGGCGCCACCATcggaggcggagaagaagcACCAGAGGACAACGACgatgagcggcggcggcggcagaaggACGTGGAAGACGTGGAGACAGAGCTGGTCATCGGAAGGCCTGGAACAcatatctag
- the LOC112271466 gene encoding putative late blight resistance protein homolog R1A-3: MLLQSFQPKGKVETCTRFYGLRCKPHVGWEDYTIKRTDLERQWMAEGFISKGHGQDVEKVAGNYFNELVNRSLIQPVRFDDRGSVTHCRVHDMMLDLILLKSAEESFLTVVDYPQEFAGLEYKVRRLSIRLDGASYGQKILQASSDVSQVRSVMFFGSPDRYNSPPLSWFKFLRVLFVDLPSSAAVDLTGLCKLYQLRYLRTSVNWQFQLPTQIRVLRHLQTLDVPRYDESLPSDIVHLPCLMHLNTSQRLPDGIGNIKSLRYFYLFDIAQNTLDNIKGLGELTNLRYLYLSSPALGDDDKQKRMDALCSSLGRLCNLEELVVNFQGCMDCNTRSAGCLSALCAREFFHYSERPTRFCRIAIQGPPAVYPL, from the exons ATGTTGCTCCAATC GTTCCAACCAAAAGGAAAGGTGGAAACATGTACGAGATTCTATGGGCTCAGGTGCAAACCTCACGTTGGATGGG AGGACTACACAATAAAGAGGACTGATTTGGAACGTCAATGGATGGCAGAAGGTTTTATCAGTAAAGGACATGGACAGGATGTGGAGAAGGTTGCTGGAAATTATTTCAATGAGCTTGTCAATAGGAGCCTTATCCAACCAGTACGATTTGACGATAGAGGGTCAGTGACACATTGCAGAGTTCATGATATGATGCTCGATCTTATCTTGCTGAAGTCTGCAGAAGAGAGTTTTCTCACTGTAGTGGATTACCCACAAGAATTTGCAGGATTGGAATACAAGGTCCGCCGGCTGTCTATCCGCTTGGACGGTGCAAGTTATGGTCAAAAAATATTACAAGCGAGCTCTGATGTGTCACAGGTTCGGTCAGTTATGTTCTTTGGGAGCCCTGATAGATATAATTCGCCTCCTCTATCATGGTTCAAGTTCCTCCGAGTTCTTTTTGTCGACCTCCCCAGCAGTGCTGCAGTGGACCTCACTGGACTGTGTAAACTGTATCAGCTGAGGTATTTACGGACTAGTGTCAATTGGCAATTCCAACTACCAACACAGATTAGAGTGCTACGACACTTGCAAACACTTGACGTGCCCAGGTATGATGAGAGTCTACCATCAGATATAGTTCATCTACCATGCTTGATGCATCTGAATACTAGTCAAAGGCTACCTGATGGGATTGGCAACATAAAGTCCCTACGATATTTTTATCTATTTGATATTGCGCAAAACACGCTAGATAATATCAAGGGCCTTGGGGAGCTGACCAATCTAAGGTATCTATAtctctcctcccccgcccTTGGGGATGATGATAAGCAGAAACGCATGGATGCCCTATGCTCCTCCTTGGGAAGACTTTGTAACCTCGAGGAACTGGTTGTCAATTTCCAGGGTTGCATGGATTGCAATACAAGGTCCGCCGGCTGTCTATCCGCCCTCTGCGCAAGAGAATTTTTTCACTATAGTGAACGACCCACAAGATTTTGCAGGATTGCAATACAAGGTCCGCCGGCTGTCTATCCGCTTTGA
- the LOC106866546 gene encoding uncharacterized protein LOC106866546, translating to MSAGFTTPYRLERFYHSNVSCCFFRVPSWMGELRNLGYLRCQVGELPADGAGILAELPALTHLVIKIRDATKEMIVIYGGGAFPALKSFDLQLSRPSYLTFQAGAMPKLQRLLLVFNCSGSEQNGTGPAGMEHLLTLEEFSARIVCIGATESEKASSESALRSAINMHPSHPRVLIFFLTIPDAVFYRTNFFPSAQRQAAGNCVTSPLPTSGNSGVDGNFFYL from the exons ATGTCAGCTGGTTTTACCACTCCCTACCGCCTTGAGAGATTTTACCACTCCAATGTCAGCTGCTGTTTTTTCAGAGTCCCTAGTTGGATGGGGGAACTCCGTAACCTGGGCTACTTGCGCTGCCAAGTTGGGGAGCTGCCAGCTGACGGTGCTGGTATCCTTGCGGAATTGCCCGCCCTCACTCACCTCGTCATAAAAATACGAGATGCCACAAAGGAAATGATTGTCATCTATGGGGGAGGAGCGTTCCCTGCTCTAAAGAGTTTTGATCTCCAATTAAGCAGGCCGTCGTACCTGACATTCCAGGCTGGTGCGATGCCCAAGCTCCAGAGGCTCTTGCTGGTGTTCAACTGTAGCGGATCGGAGCAGAACGGTACCGGGCCTGCCGGCATGGAGCACTTGTTAACGCTTGAAGAATTCTCTGCAAGAATCGTCTGCATTGGTGCTACGGAATCCGAGAAGGCAAGCTCAGAGTCAGCCTTGAGGAGTGCTATCAACATGCATCCCAGCCATCCTCgtgttttaattttcttcttaaCAATCCCAGACGCAGTTTTCTATAGgactaatttttttccttcggcTCAGCGGCAAGCAGCTGGTAACTGTGTCACCTCCCCTCTCCCGACCTCCG GAAATTCAGGAGTGGATGGCAACTTCTTTTATCTGTGA
- the LOC100826241 gene encoding putative disease resistance RPP13-like protein 3, whose translation MAGLIVSASTGVLKPLLVKLATLMAEEFAKLKNLRKEVKFISEELTSMKDALERLSDLDELDKQTKGWRDQVREMSYDIEDIIDDFMHHIEEKSETDGLGRKTARLLRKLRSRHQIASQIKEIKALVLETSARRQRYKLDIPPSSDVAMDPRVKALYEKAANLVGMEGPKNEIVDWLIDEEKQLKVVSIVGFGGLGKTTLANAVYATLKGKYDYDYFAFVPVSQKPNIPNLLRTLLSQLGGTPFPHDCELNILLDDLREHLQNKRYLIIIDDIWTVSAWEIIKCAFPESDLGSRVIVTTRIQEVAAACRSDRRRDYILQMKPLSNEDSTKLFFDRIFGSEQACPQQLRDVSIEILKKCGGLPLAIISISSMLASEGSNQKNRWKHVHDSLGSGTNLTLEGVRKILNLSYKDLPPHLKTCLLYLGMYPEDYEISRTALECQWMAEGFIGKENGHEAEKAARNYFNELVNRSLIQPVQFDEHGSVISCRVHDMMLDLILLKSAQENFFTIVNDPQDFAGLQYKVRRLSIRFDGATARKNGQTIIPKNTSVSQVRSVMFFGSSENTPPLSEFKFLRVFFTGLARSAAVDLSGLCKLYQLRYLSISYGWSYQLPTHIRVLQHLQSLGVPFCDSIPSDMVHLRHLMHLVACCRLPDEIRNLKSLRYLCSFDLELNTLDNFNGLGELTNLRYLALHHNLGDDKEKHMDALCSSLGRLCNLEELYAELDGCMDGLMPLFSPSTPCRLERFSHTKGSWFSRVPRWMGELRNLIYLRSEVGELLADGVGILAELPALTHLDITIRHDKEMTVIYGGGAFLALKRFDLLLSSPWHLMFQAGAMPKLQRLVLWYNNGSGSEQNGAGPAGIEHLSALEELSAKIACKGATESEKASAESALRSAINMHPNHPRLVIELTDHKLTCVD comes from the exons ATGGCTGGGTTAATTGTGAGCGCTTCGACCGGCGTGTTGAAACCACTCTTGGTTAAGCTAGCCACCCTCATGGCGGAGGAGTTTGCCAAACTCAAGAACTTGCGGAAAGAGGTCAAGTTTATCAGCGAGGAGCTTACCAGTATGAAGGATGCCCTTGAGAGGCTTTCAGATTTGGACGAGCTAGACAAGCAAACAAAGGGATGGAGAGACCAAGTGAGAGAGATGTCTTATGATATTGAGGACATCATTGATGACTTCATGCACCACATTGAGGAGAAAAGTGAAACCGATGGTCTTGGAAGGAAGACTGCTCGACTACTCAGAAAGTTGAGATCCCGCCATCAGATTGCCAGCCAGATTAAAGAGATCAAGGCACTTGTGCTTGAGACAAGTGCACGGCGCCAAAGATACAAGCTTGATATCCCGCCGTCAAGCGATGTGGCCATGGACCCACGAGTTAAAGCACTCTATGAAAAAGCGGCTAATCTTGTTGGTATGGAAGGGCCAAAGAATGAGATTGTCGATTGGCTAATTGATGAGGAGAAGCAGTTGAAGGTGGTATCAATTGTTGGATTTGGAGGTCTAGGCAAAACAACACTTGCCAATGCGGTTTATGCTACGCTCAAGGGCAAATATGACTATGACTATTTTGCTTTTGTACCAGTATCTCAAAAACCAAACATCCCAAACCTTCTCCGTACTTTATTATCCCAACTTGGGGGTACACCATTTCCTCATGATTGCGAGTTAAATATTCTTCTCGACGACCTCAGAGAACATCTACAAAATAAGAG GTACTTGATTATAATTGATGACATATGGACTGTATCTGCCTGGGAAATAATTAAATGTGCATTCCCAGAAAGTGATCTTGGCAGCAGAGTAATAGTAACTACAAGAATTCAGGAAGTGGCCGCGGCATGTCGCTCTGATCGTCGTCGTGATTACATTTTACAAATGAAGCCCCTTAGCAATGAAGATTCAACAAAATTGTTTTTTGATAGGATATTTGGCTCGGAACAAGCTTGCCCTCAACAGCTCAGAGATGTTTCGATTGAAATTCTGAAGAAGTGTGGCGGTTTGCCTCTTGCAATCATTAGTATATCTAGCATGCTAGCCAGTGAAGGTTCCAACCAAAAGAACAGGTGGAAGCATGTACATGATTCTCTAGGCTCAGGAACAAACCTCACATTGGAAGGGGTGAGGAAAATCTTAAACCTCAGCTACAAagatcttcctcctcatctcaAGACATGTTTATTGTATCTCGGTATGTATCCGGAGGACTACGAAATAAGTAGGACTGCTTTGGAATGTCAATGGATGGCCGAAGGTTTTATTGGTAAGGAAAATGGACATGAGGCGGAGAAGGCCGCAAGAAATTATTTCAACGAGCTTGTCAATAGGAGTCTTATTCAACCCGTACAATTTGACGAGCATGGGTCAGTGATAAGTTGCAGAGTACACGATATGATGCTCGATCTTATCTTGCTCAAGTCTGCACAAGAGAATTTTTTCACTATAGTGAACGACCCACAAGATTTTGCAGGATTGCAATACAAGGTCCGCCGGCTGTCTATCCGCTTTGATGGTGCAACTGCAAGGAAGAATGGTCAAACAATAATACCGAAGAACACTAGTGTGTCACAGGTTCGGTCAGTTATGTTCTTTGGGAGCTCTGAGAATACACCTCCTCTGTCAGAGTTCAAGTTCCTCCGAGTGTTTTTTACTGGTTTGGCCCGTTCTGCTGCAGTAGACCTCAGTGGACTGTGTAAACTCTATCAGCTGAGGTATTTATCGATTAGTTACGGTTGGTCATACCAACTACCAACACATATTAGAGTGCTACAACACTTGCAGTCACTTGGGGTGCCCTTTTGTGACAGTATACCATCAGATATGGTTCATCTACGACACTTGATGCATCTGGTTGCTTGTTGTAGGCTACCTGATGAGATTCGCAACTTAAAGTCCCTACGATATCTATGTTCATTTGATTTAGAGCTAAACACGCTAGATAATTTTAATGGCCTTGGGGAGCTGACCAATCTAAGGTATCTAGCTCTCCACCACAACCTTGGGGATGACAAGGAGAAACACATGGATGCCCTATGCTCCTCCTTGGGAAGACTTTGTAACCTCGAGGAACTATATGCCGAGTTGGATGGCTGCATGGATGGTTTGATGCCATTGTTTTCTCCCTCGACTCCTTGCCGCCTTGAGAGATTTTCCCACACTAAGGGCAGCTGGTTTTCCAGAGTCCCTAGATGGATGGGGGAACTCCGTAACCTCATCTACTTGCGCTCTGAAGTTGGAGAGCTGCTAGCTGATGGTGTTGGTATCCTTGCAGAGTTGCCCGCCCTCACCCACCTCGATATAACAATACGACATGACAAGGAAATGACTGTCATCTATGGGGGAGGAGCGTTCCTTGCTCTAAAGCGTTTTGATCTCTTATTAAGCAGCCCGTGGCACCTGATGTTCCAGGCTGGTGCGATGCCCAAGCTCCAGAGGCTTGTGCTGTGGTACAATAATGGCAGTGGATCGGAGCAGAACGGGGCCGGACCTGCCGGCATCGAGCACTTGTCAGCACTTGAAGAATTGTCCGCAAAAATCGCCTGCAAGGGTGCTACGGAATCCGAGAAGGCAAGCGCAGAGTCTGCCTTGAGGAGTGCTATCAACATGCATCCCAACCATCCTCGTCTTGTAATCGAGCTTACCGATCACAAACTGACTTGCGTAGACTAA